AGTATATAGTGGTATTACAAAATCGTATGGAATGGTTacattttcataattaaaATGATACCTATCATGTTTCTCTTGATGAacatattttgtttttacttttaaaatatttattaacaGATCAAAACTTTTCGGACCAATTAATTCGTACATACAcatatcttttatatgttttatatgaacagaagaatttatatttttaaaattttctaTAACATCTTTTAAACTACTTGGATGTATAAATATCCATATATCTCTAATTATATCATCGTTTAAtatgttcttttttttattttcttctttgCTTAACTCAATACCAGgtttatctatattatcATTCGTATGTTCGTTTGTATAGGTTTGGTGAACTACGGTTAGgtgattatttttatctacaacttctatatcatttttatattgaatattatttacattatttaccatatttatattattattaacattgtttatattatttatattatcctGATTATTGTAGtcttttatttctttgACTTTCTTATTTTCCTTTAATTTGGAACGCCATAAAAAGTAGGCAGGACATATGAGTTGCCGTTTAGAGTTGAAAAAGTCATCATCAGAATGGGGatgattattattgttattatgaGTTTGGTTCGTATTAATATTATGCTCCTTTTCGTTATTTAATTCatgttcatttatattcttataaatgaataattttCCAAGAAGTATACCATTAATATACTTACTAGTTAACATATTAGACTGCTCAATATTTGtgcatttttttaaagtatgtattatatgattttcGTGTCCTGATAATTGTATTATTTCTACATAGGACATATCATGTATTAATGATTTCCTTTTACTAAATCTAAATATTCTTCTACTAATTtttgaataattttttaaagcTAGTTTATATCCATAAATACTAATCATTTTAAATCTTTTAGAATGATATGTATGTGTTTCAAGccaatttttttttttacttctcataataaactttttataaaaataaccATACGTCATAAGAtttggtttttttttttttttctttctcttttttttttttatttttggtTCAGATATTAACATTTCATCTAATGCAGTTTTTTTACAAATCAATGGAACTCTATAAGGGTTATAGGACATACATCTTCTTCttctatttttatgtattcTTTGAAAAcatcttttaaaaatatttctctTTCTTAATTCTCTACCAAATAAGGACAGatctttttctttcaaATGAAAGAAGGATGATGTCCACGGAATTGATTCTAGgttaaaaaagaaatgagCATCTGCATcgttattatttatttcatatatagATCTATACATgccttttttttcttttaaattttttccGTTCTTCTtaatcattattttatttctaatTCTAACTGGGCATTCATCATGGCTGTAATTTTTGTtctcttcatttttatggTTCATATTACTATCCTTAttaatcatattatatcttttttattcatctaaaatttgtatttctttatattaataaagcGTGTGCCCTAAGCCATgatatatacaatatatatatatatatatatatatatatatatatatatatatgtttcagtttatttaagaatatataactatatttattttataacatataaatatattatatatatatatatatatatatattatattggGGGGGATTATAAAGTTATAATTCAATATTAAGgaagcaaaaaaaaaagaaaaaaaaaaaaaaaaaacagaGGGAACATACAAACAAACGTTcaatatgataaaatatacatattacatattataatttaaaataaataaatatatttatgaacATTATGGTTAcaacatatttataaattaaaaaaacaaaagaatcattcttttttctatcattttttaaaactacaaaaattaatatattattatcttttctataaaaaaagaaaatctagagtttctttttcttttttttgcccttttatatatgtgaatatattattatataaattcatatattttttattttaatatttttttttgagaacatctattataaatattattattactatccatatatatattttatatatatatatatatatatatatgaaatataagtatattaaaatatatatgccCAATTTTGTATACACAAAATAAGTTGCTTtgaattaaaatttaaaaataaataaataataataataataaaattattttattattaattaaacacgaaaaagtaaaataaaataaaataaataataaaggaAGAATGGATTAAGAGAAAAAGCTGTTTTGTTATATTGATGTTAAAATTCTAAAAGTTTACAAGAAAccatttttcttttctgtttcttatattatttatagcAACActgaaataatatagaatGAAAAGTTAAACAACATATGGggataatgaaaaaaaaaaaaaaaaaaaaaaaaaaaaaaaaaaaaatagaaatattaaaaaaaaggtattttattgtttcattatattatcattattatttattttattttttattttttattttatatattttattttttttttttttgggaGTTACATAAAATGTACGTCGGTATAATACGtttcattaaaaataaagctcctttacaaaaaaaaagataaaataatttttgttttagaaaaagaagggtttttttttctatcacttctaattatatatgtaacatcactaattaatttattgaaagatatatttatttttatttttcatttttcatttgaTTTATACTTGTTCTTGTTTGGGTGTATGTACAGCTAGCCATGTGATAATTTTGTTTAGAATTCTTTCATTTCCAGGTTCCATAGGTAGAAGGTGATCCATGTCATCTAAGgtatataattcttttttaagACACTTAAGTTTGTTGTAAAATTTTAATGTACCTTCATAAAAGCATACACTATCTTTTTTTGAATGAGCAAAAAGTATAGGTGTATTTTCAGGAATGTAATccatatcattatttagGTTATTTATAGCATTTAATAACTCACAACCTAATTTACATGTTACatgttttttatatttgaattTATCAAATTCTATAATATCATTCATATGTGGAAACATATTAAAACGTAAACCAGGAGTAAGTCGTAAACTTGGAAAAAAGCTTCCTAAGAATTTTGCTAATGgaatatagaaatatttatatgatgGTTTAGTTGCTAATTCATCTATTGATATCATACCAGCTAAAGGTATACATCCtcttatatttaatttattattattatcttttgATTTTCCTAATATTTGTAAAGTTCTTAAAACAACATTACCACCCATAGATAATCccataatataaaatggtagtatattattattattatttatattatcatgaAGGGATGAATgattatcttttttattttttaaacataGCATATCATGTACTctattaatatattgtataaaaTCATATACTATATCATCAAATTGTCTTATATGGGTTCTTAAACCTTTCCATCCATCTGACTGTCCATGGCTTTGTAAATCTATTCCATAAAATGAATatccatttttattaaactCCTCAATCCaactatttttatatatataataattattaccatcttttaatattgccttattattatttactaCCTCGACATTATGTCTTAAATATTCTAAACGTACATGAGAATTCATACCATGACATGCTATTATAACACCTACTGGATTCTTAACCGTCCATGCATAAGTTTTTAACGATAACCCATCCTTATTATGAAAAGAATCCAATTTGGGATTCCCATCTAATCGAGTGCTGCTCGAACCTGTGGAGCTCTTCCTCGATATCTTCCCTCCATCTTGGCTCTTCATctgatatatatatatatataaatatatattttgaaaagTGACGAAAGAAAATGgaaatatagaaatatatgaaaatataaaaatgtaaaacAAGTGcaattataaataaatataaaaatatatacatatatatatatatatatatatatatatatatatattatatcacTTGGTTTGGTAATGTAACATAGCTATCACACCTTTAATAACCCAATCATGTTTTCGGttattacaaaatatttataaataaaacaaaagacaacttataaattaaacaattaaataaatgtatattaaaaaacaGGACAAATGAAATGTGGtgtcaaaaaaaaaaagaaagaaatataatatatatatatatatatatatttatttatatttatattcatctCATACGAAACAATTATTTCCAAAattctttaatatttataataaatataatataacttattaaataacatatatattatatatatatgaatattttgttgtaaatattaaatttgacattataaaattattatattttatgtacaAACATGGAAAGTTTTTATTCCCTAAAATATgacatttatattatatatttgttaaaggtatataaatataaaaaagaatactatatatatatatatatatatatatatataatttcatcaatgtttttatatatgtaacaatgtattattatatatataatatatattcttctCATAAGTGATTActtaatataaataaaataggaaaagatatataatttatattaaatatatataatgtttttatttttatttgttaaaatgaaatattaaaaattaatattttcattcCATTATTTTTGTAACAATTAATAAAAGGTACACTTGAATATGCaccaaaaaataaaataaaaataaaataaaataaaaataaaaataaaataaaaataaaaataaatattacatatatatatacatacatatatataataccGAATGTTAAAccttttatttatatccttaattttataacattCTTGAAATCTgaaagaataaatatattatttaaaaaaaaaaaaagaatacaacttgcaaaaattataatatatattttatatattatatataaatatatatatatatataatacaaatgaataatttagcatattcattaatattattaggTATCCATttagatataaaaaatatatatatttcttaagTTTTAACGTTTCAACtgttaaataaataaaatataattttttcttttttaatttttttgtttttacatgaatatttatataatatcacCACATTTCTGATGAGGtaaatatatgttcatatgtgaatatatatatatatatatattttaatatgttctatatattacatacaaattattttttaaaatatagaCTAATACTTTAAAAGTAAAAAccttattttatttaaagtattaaaatttttatatatgtacaattataatatttatattatatttttaaagaaGGAATAATTTCTATAACTTctatgaaataataaatatatatataataaataaatatatgtttgtatatatattttaataattagcaaatttttattttgtatattttttttttttttagatattaaattaatgttattataattacaaaagaaacaaaaaaaaaaaaaaaaaaaaaaaaaaaaaaaaaaaaaaaaaaaaatgccCCTAGGTGTATCATTAAgagaatatttatttattgtatCAACCTCCTTTTTATGTATGGCTATGGGTTCTTGTTGTGTCCATTTAATTATGAAACCTGAAATGAGAAAAGTTGATATTTCTAAGCATGTAGAACATAGAAATGAAGCCATAAAAGAAGTGCAgaaagatataataaaaagtaaaacGTAGTTAAACATCTTCTGTGATATGTtagaatattattttaacGCGAACATTTaaaagttaaaaaaaataaaataattaataataaacacatatttgtatatatatatatatatatatatatataaaattttatgtattcttttttttttttttgtaaataattatatatatatttatatatatatatatatatattattttttttttataatgcTCCATTTAGGgcaatataaaatataaaagaatgATTACCTTAAAAAAGGagaataattaaataaacaaattaataagttaataaatgtatacatatattcattgttcatacatacatattataacaaACTAAagtatgtatttttttctagaaatatatacatacatatatatatatatataatcaacATTATCATTTGGATGATACTTATACctatatgtaatatatttatttacattatttaaaatatgaatttttatttatttattttttttttttttttttgtttaaatGTCCGAATCAAATATTGATTTTAAATGAGAAGGTGCTACACGATATACCCATACATTCCCTTCTCTTCTATCCAATCGAGATGTTCTTTGTCTTGCTCTTTTTCTAGTAACTATTAATTCTCTTATATCTTCAATAATTTCTCTATTTAATGACCAATAAGAATGTCTCAATGTATGTACATTTGAACCTAACCAAGTAGTATCAATGACATCTACATCTAGCCAATCACGATTATCTTTATAGCAATAAGTAGGTTCTATTCCAGTAAATACTAGTAATGTATTTCTGAACATAGGTGGCTgatgtaaaatattttgtgttttatttttatttaaagaacaatcatcttcatcttcatcatcatcattgTCATTGTCATTGTCATTTATTTGTAATGAATTTTGATCATTAATATAAGTTCTGTTTTTTACATATTCttttccaaaaaaaaagtgaaCAAGGGTTCTTAACTTTTCTGCTATTTTGATTTTGaatttgaattttttatttttttttttgttatttgTAATTTCTAAATTTTCGCAAtcaaaaaatgatgatagAATATTATGATCTATGTTGTAATctattttatcatttgtATTCTTTTGtatgttcatattttttttattaggaatttttttattattttccataGAAATAGAATAATAATCTAATTGGTTACtatcaaataaataatttacaCCTCGTccattatattttttagaAATATCTTCTTTACTTATATTTAAATCAAACACATTTTTTCCTAAGGATTTAGTACCACTAAAAATTTCTGCCCATTTTAATGCTTTATCATTGGAATCACAATATATTGAAATCACTGTACAAAATGAGcgaagaaatatatattctttatttacGAAATCGCTTAAATAATACTCAGGGTTCATCATAGTTAGGGTTATTAGcttcattttgttttgatacttttcatctttttccttttcttcAATCGTCGAAAATAATTCGCTACTTACGATATCATGAAAGGCTAGTAGGAACATCCTTGTTCCCATGCTGTGTGTGATAATGTGTATTTGTCTTATGCctgtaataaatattaaaggATAATATAGACTGATATTAATAACCATAAGTAAATGAAAGGATAACGTTGGGTTATtactttatattattatatatatcccCATAAACTACACCACAAAACAtgcataaatataaatatatatatatatatatattttttttttttttttttttttttttttttttcttctgTTACCATTATTTCGTAGTGTATCCAGAAACGATTTGAAGGCATGGTGCACCTTCTTGTTTTGGGAGTTGTCCTTTGCTATAAAAAATTCTAGAAGATTTTTTCCAGAAGGCcaattaaataaaaaaagttttATGTAGTTAGGAAAATTACCAAAAGAAGCCATTTGACCTAAAATTTGTAGAGCTTCTAAATGACTTGTATTATATCCATGTATAAAAATGACTGCTTCTAAGCATCCAGCTAATTCACATTTTACCCATCCATCTAAACTTAATTCTTTAATATCATCTATCCATGagtatatatgtttatcattatatttattatgattaaatgtattgtatgtattttttcgtttttttataattttaattttcaCTTCATTATCTTCAAAATTGTCTTTTGTATTTCTACTTGTTAAAAagttataattttttttattaatataacCAGTGATATATAATCCTCTTTCAGCATCTATCGATATATGTAAATCCgtgttatatattataccAAAGTTTGGCATGTGCGGACATaaattttgtaatattacATTCATACACTTAGTTTGATATACATTCGTTATCGTATCAGAAAACAATAATCTTCTACCTgtttttttcctttttaattttgGTAATGTTCCTGATAAAGCCTTTGGCAGAAATGCCCTCCTTCGTctattatttcttattttatatattttattaaaatgaaaatatttattatactTATTCTTAAtcttattcttattatgattactaccattattattgtcatCACTACtgtcattattattatcataacTATTATGATAACTTTTCATGTTTATATCATCATggcttttttttttctttttcgtttttttcttcctcCTTTTGAAACCTCTAAATCTTTTAAAGTCTAAAATATTGTTCGTCATACTATATCCTATATGTTTCTTTATTTTCCGTTTATCATTCCTTAATTGATGattatcattattgttATCATGTTTATTTTCCTTTCCCAACTTGTTATATATACGAAAAGATCCTTCATCCTCCtctttttcataattattgtCATCTTTGTTTTGTTCCATTTCATTCCTTTTATTGTTtatacctttttttttttttttttttNNNNNNNNNNNNNNNNNNNNNNNNNNATACTGATCCTCCTCATAAGAACTCCTTAataaattcatattattatcaacatcctttttttttgatcCATCAGATTCATTTAAATGTGCATTATCCTTTTTCTTCCCAGTGTTTAATATTTCCttctttttattcttaCTAGATATTTTACtcttaataatattgtataacttttttttgGACGAATTCCCATGTTTATCTTTACGGTCCTCCTCGTCATCATCTATATTCATCTGTCCTGTagttttttcttttgaatACTTTATCACCTTAGGTTTTGAAAATAGTCCTTCTTtatgaacatatatttttgcttttgttttttttggatttgttcctttaatatttttatgagATGTTTCACTTTGCTGCGGATTAAAACTGctttgtttatataataatccGTGTTCTTTTACTTgttctatttttattaattcatttttatttttcaaaattgGGTTGAAGcaaatatcttttttattatcatttaatttgttCGTGTTCTTAAAACTTCCATTTTTTGATACATTCAgaatattcttttttttttcaattttttttttttttttttttttaatattagATAGAGATGGTAAAGAATCATTTTTCAGAACGCAAATTTTGTTTTGATCACTGAAAGTTTTATTTGTAGttatttttgttaaatTGATTTCACCGATATTctcctttttattataattatttatgtcATTATTCAAAcaaatagatatattttccttGTCTTCCTTTA
The window above is part of the Plasmodium reichenowi strain SY57 chromosome 7, whole genome shotgun sequence genome. Proteins encoded here:
- a CDS encoding lysophospholipase, putative yields the protein MKSQDGGKISRKSSTGSSSTRLDGNPKLDSFHNKDGLSLKTYAWTVKNPVGVIIACHGMNSHVRLEYLRHNVEVVNNNKAILKDGNNYYIYKNSWIEEFNKNGYSFYGIDLQSHGQSDGWKGLRTHIRQFDDIVYDFIQYINRVHDMLCLKNKKDNHSSLHDNINNNNNILPFYIMGLSMGGNVVLRTLQILGKSKDNNNKLNIRGCIPLAGMISIDELATKPSYKYFYIPLAKFLGSFFPSLRLTPGLRFNMFPHMNDIIEFDKFKYKKHVTCKLGCELLNAINNLNNDMDYIPENTPILFAHSKKDSVCFYEGTLKFYNKLKCLKKELYTLDDMDHLLPMEPGNERILNKIITWLAVHTPKQEQV
- a CDS encoding hypothetical protein (conserved Plasmodium protein, unknown function) is translated as MPLGVSLREYLFIVSTSFLCMAMGSCCVHLIMKPEMRKVDISKHVEHRNEAIKEVQKDIIKSKT